The stretch of DNA CAGAAATACCAGCACCATGGCGACGACGGCCCATTCGTTGATCGTGAGAAAGCACCAGCGCCGCTCGCGGGGTTTGGGGCTTATCACTCCGGTATCAATTCGTGATTCATTCATGTTTGCAGGACCAGTTTTTTTGTACCCTTGAATTCTAACAATGCATTCCGCAGTCTGTCACTTTTTTTCACAATCAGAGCGCGGCTCATCCGCGCATCGCCGTCACCCGTTTGTTACGATATTCCACATGATCGACATCGAACCCACCACCGACGGCGTGCTGCTTCCCATTCGTGCGCAAGCCGGCGCGCGGAAGAATGGCGTGGTGGGGGTGCATGATGGGCGGTTGAAGGTGGCGGTCACGCAGGCGCCGGAAAAAGGGAAGGCGAATGGGGCCATTCAAAAGGTGTTGGCGGCGGCGCTGGGACTGAAGAAATCGCAGGTGGAATTGGTGGTGGGGCCGACCTCGTCGCAAAAAAAATTCCGCCTCACCGGCGTCACTGCCGACGCATTGCGAGAACGGATTGCCGTCCTCTTTGCTGAAATTTAAAAACTCCCAAACCGACGGCTTTGCCGTCGCTCACAGGATTCATAATCACAAAAACTAAGGATCAACAGCATGGGACGACTGGACGGGAAAACGGCGATTGTCACTGGCGGGGGAGCGGGGATCGGGCGGGCGACGTCTGAACGATTCGCTGCCGAAGGGGCGAAAGTGATCATTGCGGAAATCAACGAAACCAACGGTGCGGAAACGGCTGAAGCGATCACCGCTGCCGGCGGACAATGCCGCTTTGTGTCGACCGATGTGACGCAAGAGGAGACGATCAAAAATATGGTCGCCGAGACAATAACGACGTTTGGGCGAATCGACATCGTCGTGAACAACGCCGCCGTGTTTGTGTTGCACGGCATCGAAGCCACCGTCGAGCAATGGCATCAATCGTTGGATACGAATGTGATCGGCACATCGTTGGTCTCGAAGTATGCCGTGGAGGAGATGCGAAAGACCGGGGGTGGGTCGATTGTGAATCTCGGTTCCATTTCCAGTTTTCTCGGCCAGCCGAATTTCGTGACGTACAACGCGACCAAAGCGGCGATCGCGACAATGACCCGCTGCATGGCGCTCGATTTGGCTGACGACGGGATTCGTGTGAACGCCGTTTGTCCGGGCACAATTTGGACGCAGATCGTGGAGAAGAATACCGCAGAGGTCGGCTTGGACCGCGCCGCTGCCGACGCCGACCCGGATTGGGGCGGTGCTTGTTTTCTGAAACGGATTGCCGATCCGAGTGAAGTGGCGGCGGCGATTTTGTTTTTTGCGTCGGATGATGCGTCGTATTGCACGGGGGCGCATTTGATGGTCGATGGGGGGTATTCGGCGCAGTGAAAAAAGAGGTCGCGCGCAGAGACGCGAAGGCGCAAAGAAAGAAAAGAATAAAGGGAAGACAAGGGCCTGGGTCGGGGTGACGTAATGCTTGATGCGGTACTATTGTTCTAGGACTCAGGAGGGAAAGAAAACTCAATAATCCTTTGCGTCTCTGCGCGAGGCCTTTCCCGTCTTTAAGGTTGGGGGTCGGTTTTCATGAACTCGCGCAGTAGCGTGGTGGCGTAGACGCCTGCGGGGAGGGTGAAATGGAAGCGGAGGCCGTCTGTGTCGGGTTCGACGCGTAGGTCGTCCGGGCGGATCAGGTATGGTCTTCGCGTGCCGGTGGTTAGCTTGGGGAATTGGGTGAAGGCGGCTTCGTTGATTCCGAATTGGTTGAGTATTTGCAATTCGCGATCACGGGCGGCGCCGGTGGGTTGGCGCATTTTGGGGCCGAACATGGGGCCGGTGAGGGTGATTTCTCCGGCGTCGAGTCGGGGTTGTTCAGCGGCGACATCTTCTACGACGAACGGTCCGCGCGACTCGACCACCTGCATCACATCGCCCGGCAGTACGCGGTGCAGCAAATCATCGTGCATTCGTTGTACGAGTGCCGCATTGAACAGTTCCGCTTGAGCGGCCGAGAGTGCCAGTTTGAGCAGGAACTTGCGTTTCTTATACGGAATGTCGCCCGCCCGTTTTTTGCCGCTGAGCAATTCAAAGCCGAGTTGCGAGGTTTCACGGGCCCGGCCGAAACGTTGTTCACCGAAATAATTAGGAAAACCCCAACGGCCGATCTGCTCGGCGATCGACTGTGCCTGCTCTGTGGCACCCGCATCGACGTCACGGATCAGGACCGAAAAGCGGTTGCCGCGGAGTTGTCCGGTGCGGAGTTTGTTGCCGTGCAAGGTCGACTGGAGAACGTGGATGTCGTCGGTCTCAATGTCGGTGATTTTGTCGGCAGCGCGGGCGGGGATGGAGACGTATTGTCTCGTGACGGCTTGCTTGTCCTTCATGCCGGCGACGCCGATGTCGCCGTTGGAGATGCCGAGTGTGCGGGCGATGTGTCGCGACAGTTCCGGAGCAGCAACGCCCCGTTTTTCGATCCACAAAAACAGATGTTCCCCCGTCCCACTCGGGAGATAAGCGGGGATTTCCTCGACGTCAAAGTCCTCGGGCTGCTGTTTGAGGCTGCCCCCAATTCCCGGGCAATCAGCAGTTAAAAACGGCAAATTCGACAAAATATCCCCTTGTACACCCTCAGTCGGCCGCAGCAGTGGGCAGCGGTCGAGCGGTTTGACATGTCCGTATTGATCCGCTAATAATGGGCGTTTCGCCCCGTTCGTCTAGAGGCCTAGGATACCGGGTTCTCAGTCCGGTGACACGGGTTCAAATCCCGTACGGGGTATTTTGTTGGGGGTTGTCTGAGCAATCCACAAAAAACAACGGCACCAGCGAGCATTGGCTGGTGCCGTTGTTTTTTTAGCTGCGGAGGTGATTTTCGACAGGATTCCTTGAGTGGCTCAGGCCACTCAGGCTGGTTGCCGCGTACCGGTTATTGTTGTGTGCGGCGGATGAGGTCGACTTCTTTTCGCATTTTCATCAGCTCGTTTTCGAGGGTGGCGACGCGCCAGCGAAGTTGGGTGGTGGGGTCACCGGACTGTGCTGCTTTGCCGGCAGCGGTGTCGAGTTGGGCCAAGGTGACATAAGCTTGAAGTTCTTTCAGCCGTTGTGAGGGGACCGTTCCGGGGTTGTCTTTATTGAGTGTCTCGGCATTGGCGAGTTCAGTTTGAGCAGCCTGCAATCGTTGTTCGGCTAAGGACAAGATGGCTGCGGTGCGGTCGAAACGTCCGCTGAGCTTTTCTTGTTTCAGAAGCTTTTGCCAGATTTGCACGGACCCGCGGTATTGGGCGAGCTGTTCGTCTGAAAACGTACGCGCCGATTCGCTGTTCATGTGCTCGGCATAGGCCAACTGAGCCTCGGCCAACTGCAGGTAGACCTGCGCATAGCTCGCAGCGGGCGATTTTTTCCCGGCGGGAGGATCTGCGGCATCGGTGGATCGCCAGTTCGTACCGACCACGAATGCGCCAGCTGTGAGGCAGGCGACAAGAACCGGCAAACGTGCTGTGCGGGTCAAGTGTGAGAATCGCGAAGCGCTGGAATCGTCAGTCGCGTTCGTCGTGGATGCGTGTTGGTTCCGGTCGGCCATGCTGCTAGCTCCTGTCAATGAGTGATTGGCGAGTATCAAAAATCTCAATCGGCGTGCCGAAGGGTTGGGTGTTCTATACACAATCTGAGCGCGTAGGCCAAGAGGGATGGGTATTGGTGGGGTTTCTGGTTTGTCTTTCGGGCGGTTTGGAGAAAAGCCTCACGCTAAGTCGCAGAACCGCAAAGGAGGCGCAGGTCGTGCTCGACGGCTAATTAGCCTGTGAGGTGAACATGGTATCGCTGCCGGTGAATGCGCGGATGCAAAATTCGTTTAGATCGATGGAATGCGGTTGCTTTGTTTCCGTACGCAACGAATCATCGATCAGTATTGGAGAGGCGCAATGTCAGGTAATTGGCGGCGGGCGTTCTTCTGGGCGATATTGTGGGGCGCGGTTGGTTTTTATGTACCGCGGGTGGTTGAACTTTTTCTCTACCCGATGCGATACGGCGTCAGAGGATTGAGTTCGTACTACCAACGTATGGCGTGGGAGGAACTTACCACCGATTTCTACTGGGGGCCTGCTTTGATTTTTGCGGAACTGTTTGGGTTAGCCGCCTTGGCGGCGTACCTGCCAAGTAAAGGACTGTGGCCTGCCTTTAAAAAACTGTGCCATTGGTTATGAAGGTTTCTGAGCGATTTTTGCAAGGAGATCTTTTAATGACGAAACGACGCAGGCGGCATTCGCCGCAGCAGATTGTGAAGAAGTTGCGTGACGCCGATGCGATGCTCAATGCCGGGCAAGACGAAGCGGTCGTGCTGCAGGCGCTGGAAGTCAGCCAAGCGACATTGGACCGTTGGCGGAAACAGTACGGCGGGATGAAGTCGGAGGAGGCGATGCGACTCAAGGCCTTGGAAGATGAGAACCGGCGGCTGAAGGAAATCGTGGCGGACCAGACGTTGGACATCAAGATGTTGAAACACCTTGCGGAGGGAAACTGGTAAGCCCTTCTCGAAAGCGTAGTGCCGTCCGTGAACTGCAACACACGTTTGCGGTGTCGGAGCGGCGAGCGTGCCACGTGGTGAAGCAGCCTCGTAGCAGCCAACGCTATGTGGCGCAACCGCGCGACGATGAGCATGGTTTGCTCAAGCGGATGCTGCAGTTGGTAGGCCGTCGTTCGCGGTTCGGTTATCGCCGCATCGCCCATTTGCTGCGTCGCGAAGGTTGGCGGGCGAGCGACACGCGGGTCTATCGGCTGTGGCGTCGAGAAGGGCTGAAAGTGCCGCAGAAGAAGCGTAAGAAACGCCGTCTGGGAACGACTGCCAATGGCTGTCACCGGCGAAAAGCGGCGTCCCAGAACGATGTGTGGGCGTGGGATTTTGTGTTCGATCGCACGGCGAGCGGCAGTCCGCTGAAGTGGTTGTCGATCGTCGACGAACACACCCGGGAGTGTTTGGCTTTGAAAGTGGATCGCAGCATTACAAGTGAAGATGTGATCGACACGCTGGCGGAATTGTTCGCCATGCGGGGCGTGCCGCGTCATGTTCGCAGCGACAATGGTCCGGAGTTTGTGGCGCAGGCGCTTCGGAGTTGGTTAGGACAGTTGGGCGTGGAGGCGTTGTACATCGCGCCGGGCAGTCCGTGGGAGAATGGTTTTGCGGAAAGCTTTCACAGCCGGTTTCGTGATGAGTTTTTAGCGACCGAGGAGTTTGAAAGTTTGCGAGCGGCACGACAGCTGACAACAGTTTGGCGTGAAGATTACAACGAGCATCGGCCACACAGTTCACTGGGATATTTGACGCCGGCGGAGTTTGGGCAGAGGTTGACCTCAGCTCGAACTCGACAAACGGGGTCCGCCCCGCCCACCATCGCCGCCCCCTCGGCCCCTCCCGCTACGCAGGCCGAGGCGACAGCGAAGGCGAACGGGGCTCACGAAGCTTCCGATGAAAAACAGGACGTGCTTTACCTAACCCGATCTTCATAAGCGGTGGTACAGGAATTTGATGCAGGTCAACTGCATTTTGGTCGTTCGCTCATGGTTGTCATAGGGACGACGTTTATTCCGACAATTGTGGTGGCAGACCAAGGATGGAGCGGCATGAATAATTCCTTAGGTTACGCCAAGACACTTCGCAATTGCCAAATCACCGTCGTGATCACAGGCGTTGTGGGGTTCATCATTGCGCTGTGTATGGGGAGCGAACGGCCGGGACCGATTGATTGTGAAGAGACGGAGTGATTTGTTTCGTGACGAAAAAATCAGTCACGTAGGGCCTCTTGAGTTTAGCCCATCCTGTTTATACGGAATCGAGCCGTTATATTTCACCCAATACCGCGTCTCATCAATAAGCAAGAAAGCGAGGATTCTTAGGACCGTGATAAGTGAGTGAACGGTGTGTGGACAATGAGCAATAAGATGCCGCAGATATTCAAAGTTATTGCACTCTGGACGAACGGGATATTTATCGCCATATCGTTATTCCTGAGTATGTTTTATCTGGTTGCTGATATCGGACCGAGCGAGGCCTTTATGGGGTTTGCTTCGATACTCGTTCTTGTCCTGGCCGCTGCATCCGTCATCGCCGCCCTTAGTACGACCAAACAGATCGCAGCATTGTTCGTACTCGGGTACGGTGCAGTGTGTCTCTTCGTTGGCGTTGCGGGATGGATATGGATCGAGCATTTTGAGTTGTACAGCCAACTGTCACCGCCGATGGAGACGGTAATACTCGGGCTCCTTTCTGCCGTTGACATCACAGCACTTTTAACGAATAGGCCAATTCAAATCGTCTCTTTGCTGCGTCATCGGGTGGCAAGTTACATGCTGTTAGGCGGAGTTGTCATCACTGTATGTGTCGTCGCTCAGATTGCGATAAAGTATGTCCCTCGCATTTCGAGTCAATATGCATCTGCAGAACATTTCTTGCAGCTGGGGGGTGGCGTGCAGTGGGAGGATGGATGGGTCGCAGGGGTTTATTTGAAGGGGACGAACACTACCGATGAAGATCTAGGTTATTTAAAAGATTTTCCCAAGCTCCAATCCCTGTACCTGAGTAATACGCAGGTCACTGATGCCGGTCTTGTTCACATATCAGACCAGCGTTCACTTGCTCATCTCTACTTGTGCGAAACGGCGATCACTGACAAAGGGCTGCAACAAATTTCATCGCTCACAGGGCTCCGAAACCTTTGGCTGAGTAGGACGCAGGTTTCGGATGCGGGGTTAAAATATCTGGAGGGAATGACCGAGATAGGATATTTGGACTTGGGGAATACAAAGGTCACCGATGCAGGGCTGGTGCACCTCTATGACATGAAGCGAATGTATTATTTGGGATTGCCGGGAACGGCCGTCACGGAATCGGGACTAAGAAAAATTGGAAATGTCATTCCAGGTCTGTCTGCGTATAACGGAACAGTCAGTATTGGGCGATAGCTTAAATTTCCATAGACTGAATTGATGCGCATTATTTAAAGTTAGCTGGGCGGCAGGAATCAATCGCGCCTCGTCATGCACAGCATGACCTACGTTCTCTCTGCGCCTCGGCGTCTCTGCGCGCCATTTCTATCGAACAGGCATCCGCGCCAGTATCATTCCCCACCCAACTCCCGCAATAACCCAATCGCCGCGTCCACCATCTTTTCGCCGCTGCCGGTTTGAACGCGGGAGTTCACTGTTTCGTAGCTGCCTTCGGCGAAGGCTTTTTGGGTGGGGATGTAGCCGGGGGCGTCGTTGGTGAGTTCGATGACCAACGTCGTTTTGAAGGGCGAGGCGTGTTTGATCGCCATGCCGAATTCGACGAAGACTTCGCCGGGGAGTGTGACGATGGCGACGTCTTTGCTTAGGCGGAAGGCTTGGATTTCCAGCGGAATTGTGTCGCCGCCGCGCAAGGCCAGAGCGGCGATTTTGTAGGTTTC from Symmachiella dynata encodes:
- a CDS encoding DUF167 domain-containing protein — translated: MIDIEPTTDGVLLPIRAQAGARKNGVVGVHDGRLKVAVTQAPEKGKANGAIQKVLAAALGLKKSQVELVVGPTSSQKKFRLTGVTADALRERIAVLFAEI
- a CDS encoding SDR family NAD(P)-dependent oxidoreductase, which produces MGRLDGKTAIVTGGGAGIGRATSERFAAEGAKVIIAEINETNGAETAEAITAAGGQCRFVSTDVTQEETIKNMVAETITTFGRIDIVVNNAAVFVLHGIEATVEQWHQSLDTNVIGTSLVSKYAVEEMRKTGGGSIVNLGSISSFLGQPNFVTYNATKAAIATMTRCMALDLADDGIRVNAVCPGTIWTQIVEKNTAEVGLDRAAADADPDWGGACFLKRIADPSEVAAAILFFASDDASYCTGAHLMVDGGYSAQ
- a CDS encoding IS3 family transposase is translated as MSERRACHVVKQPRSSQRYVAQPRDDEHGLLKRMLQLVGRRSRFGYRRIAHLLRREGWRASDTRVYRLWRREGLKVPQKKRKKRRLGTTANGCHRRKAASQNDVWAWDFVFDRTASGSPLKWLSIVDEHTRECLALKVDRSITSEDVIDTLAELFAMRGVPRHVRSDNGPEFVAQALRSWLGQLGVEALYIAPGSPWENGFAESFHSRFRDEFLATEEFESLRAARQLTTVWREDYNEHRPHSSLGYLTPAEFGQRLTSARTRQTGSAPPTIAAPSAPPATQAEATAKANGAHEASDEKQDVLYLTRSS
- a CDS encoding transposase — translated: MTKRRRRHSPQQIVKKLRDADAMLNAGQDEAVVLQALEVSQATLDRWRKQYGGMKSEEAMRLKALEDENRRLKEIVADQTLDIKMLKHLAEGNW
- the truD gene encoding tRNA pseudouridine(13) synthase TruD, encoding MSNLPFLTADCPGIGGSLKQQPEDFDVEEIPAYLPSGTGEHLFLWIEKRGVAAPELSRHIARTLGISNGDIGVAGMKDKQAVTRQYVSIPARAADKITDIETDDIHVLQSTLHGNKLRTGQLRGNRFSVLIRDVDAGATEQAQSIAEQIGRWGFPNYFGEQRFGRARETSQLGFELLSGKKRAGDIPYKKRKFLLKLALSAAQAELFNAALVQRMHDDLLHRVLPGDVMQVVESRGPFVVEDVAAEQPRLDAGEITLTGPMFGPKMRQPTGAARDRELQILNQFGINEAAFTQFPKLTTGTRRPYLIRPDDLRVEPDTDGLRFHFTLPAGVYATTLLREFMKTDPQP